In a genomic window of Trichoderma atroviride chromosome 4, complete sequence:
- a CDS encoding uncharacterized protein (EggNog:ENOG41~TransMembrane:7 (o20-44i56-76o82-103i162-182o202-221i241-260o266-289i)): MASLAMTVVDEAVKKLPLHQAISGIFGSISMAAWICVILPQMIVNYRAKSADGLSITFLAVWMLGDATNLIGGLLTNLAPTAVALAMYFCVADFLLISQCLYYNTVNARRAALAAEENEEAPLLGERHAAAHRHSVSSEDGGKIGPAGDELLERSSWMSNTASLIGVYVAGFIGWYLSYKAGAYKEADPVVFNAAMQASPDLLEKIGIILGYFSAVCYLCARVPQIIKNYREKSCEGLSILFFMLSLTGNLTYAVSIVAYSQERKYIINTIPWLIGSLGTVVEDGTIFVQFRLYANNRRSTQA, translated from the exons ATGGCGTCTCTGGCGATGACCGTGGTGGACGAGGCAgtgaagaagctgcctctTCACCAAGCTATATCGGGGATCTTTGGGAGCATCAGCATGGCGGCATGGATATGCGTCATT CTGCCTCAGATGATTGTCAACTACCGAGCAAAGAGCGCCGACGGGCTGAGCATAACGTTCCTGGCCGTGTGGATGCTTGGCGATGCTACAAACTTGATAG GCGGACTCTTGACAAACCTGGCGCCAACAGCAGTGGCATTGGCCATGTACTTTTGCGTCGCCGACTTCCTCCTCATCTCGCAGTGCTTATACTACAACACGGTCAATGCTCGCCGAGCTGCCCTGGCGGCGGAAGAGAACGAAGAAGCGCCCCTCCTTGGTGAGCGACACGCCGCGGCGCATCGCCACTCGGTATCGAGCGAGGATGGCGGCAAGATTGGGCCTGCCGGtgacgagctgctggagcgctCCTCGTGGATGTCCAACACGGCCAGCCTGATTGGCGTGTACGTTGCTGGCTTCATTGGGTGGTATCTCTCTTACAAGGCCGGCGCATACAAGGAGGCGGATCCGGTTGTTTTCAACGCCGCGATGCAGGCATCGCCGgacctgctggagaagattggTATTATTCTGGGATACTTTAGCGCAGTGTGCTACCTCTG TGCCCGAGTTCCTCAGATTATCAAAAACTACCGAGAAAAGTCATGCGAAG GCCTCTCCATCCTATTCTTCATGCTCTCCCTCACTGGAAACCTGACCTACGCAGTCAGCATCGTGGCTTACTCCCAAGAGAGAAAATACATCATCAACACGATTCCCTGGCTCATTGGATCGCTGGGCACCGTGGTCGAAGACGGCACTATTTTCGTGCAGTTTAGGCTATACGCCAACAACAGGCGAAGCACCCAAGCATAG
- a CDS encoding uncharacterized protein (EggNog:ENOG41): MQAAVPTQFLSDDDVEKLFSGAPQYFARSESHFPGAPHPSVAFPFDEELEIRDLTDHVQIEAKAWRGVTVWPHLTRDVNHDPEAKQEVEDTRKAHFHVRCCERPNMLSMQGLEKGTMGYQAALELAVSDSLEEEQFGFESLGTKARAVVEARERMLSRDGWLHRLPQGELLDRLRRNGEIYRNNDFGKKPSTETYNDLFHVLMRPNKIPPRR, from the coding sequence ATGCAAGCAGCGGTTCCGACCCAATTCCTCAGTGACGATGACGTTGAGAAACTCTTTTCTGGAGCTCCCCAGTACTTCGCCCGCAGCGAGAGTCACTTCCCCGGCGCGCCTCATCCCAGCGTAGCCTTTCCCTTTGACGAGGAACTGGAGATCCGCGACTTGACCGACCATGTCCAGATCGAAGCCAAGGCCTGGCGGGGCGTCACTGTGTGGCCTCACCTGACGAGGGACGTCAACCACGACCCCGAGGCCAAGCAGGAGGTCGAAGACACGCGCAAGGCCCATTTCCACGTGCGGTGCTGTGAGCGACCCAACATGCTGAGCATGCAGgggctggagaagggcaCCATGGGCTACCAGGCTGCTCTGGAACTGGCCGTCAGCGACTCGCTCGAAGAGGAGCAGTTTGGCTTCGAGAGCCTCGGCACAAAGGCCcgcgccgtcgtcgaggcTCGTGAGCGCATGCTGTCCCGCGACGGCTGGCTACATCGTCTTCCCCAAGGAGAGCTGCTGGATCGGCTCAGGCGCAATGGCGAGATCTACCGCAACAACGATTTTGGCAAGAAGCCGTCGACGGAGACTTACAATGACCTGTTCCACGTCTTGATGAGGCCAAACAAAATCCCCCCCCGTCGATAA
- a CDS encoding uncharacterized protein (EggNog:ENOG41~SECRETED:SignalP(1-19)) gives MKTTFLLALLSTAVSFAAADIVITPVFADQVVQKQAGDCFFGVVTPQGCAPQRG, from the exons ATGAAGACGACTTTCTTGCTCGCCCTGCTCTCAACGGCAGTCTcttttgccgccgccgacatcGTCATCACGCCGGTATTCGCGGACCAGGTTGTGCAGAAGCAGGCTGGAGATTGCTTCTTTGGCGTTGTAACGCCTCAGGGATGCGC ACCTCAACGAGGATGA
- a CDS encoding uncharacterized protein (EggNog:ENOG41) encodes MKLSNAVAYSLVSLPGAMAWGGLGHITTAFVASNFVANTTEAYLKQLLGSQDADYMAKVASWADSIRYTQWGRFTKNFHFIDAHDSPPEDCNIDFERDCKEGGCVITALANYTQQSVDPSLPAWRRAQAAKFVIHFVGDLHQPLHNEDVARGGNGIHVLWNGRDFNLHHVWDSSITEKWLGMRGRKPYPWAEKWSADLTKKINSGIYADEKDDWLADLDFSNPEETALAWSRECNKLVCQYVFPEGPKAIAGQELSGEYYEKAAPMLEKQVARAGYRMAAWLDKIVDQYLKLEASYTGELPTEDYMEEPLDEFMEEPIGEL; translated from the exons ATGAAGCTCTCAAATGCTGTGGCCTACAGCCTCGTCTCCCTGCCAGGGGCTATGGCTTGGGGAG GTCTGGGACACATAACGACAGCCTTTGTTGCAAGCAACTTCGTCGCCAATACGACAGAAGCCTACTTGAAGCAGCTCCTCGGTAGCCAAGATGCCGATTACATGGCCAAGGTAGCCTCCTGGGCCGACTCGATCAGATACACACAATGGGGTAGATTCACCAAAAACTTCCATTTCATCGATGCGCACGACAGCCCTCCCGAGGACTGCAACATCGACTTTGAGCGCGACTGCaaagaaggcggctgcgTCATCACCGCTCTGGCCAACTACACCCAGCAATCCGTCGACCCGTCCCTGCCGGCATGGCGACGAGCGCAGGCAGCCAAGTTCGTCATTCACTTCGTCGGCGACCTGCACCAGCCGCTGCATAACGAGGATGTCGCAAGAGGTGGAAACGGTATCCATGTCTTGTGGAATGGGCGCGATTTCAACCTGCATCACGTTTGGGACAGCTCCATCACGGAGAAATGGCTCGGCATGCGTGGTAGAAAACCATATCCCTGGGCGGAGAAGTGGTCTGCAGATCTTACAAAGAAGATCAACAGCGGAATCTACGCAGATGAAAAGGACGATTGGCTGGCGGACTTGGACTTTAGCAACCCGGAAGAGACGGCATTGGCTTGGTCACGCGAATGTAACAAGCTCGTGTGCCAGTATG TCTTCCCTGAAGGTCCCAAGGCTATTGCTGGCCAGGAGCTGAGCGGCGAGTACTACGAAAAAGCAGCCCCTATGCTCGAAAAGCAAGTCGCCCGAGCCGGTTACCGTATGGCAGCCTGGTTGGACAAGATTGTCGACCAATACCTGAAGCTAGAGGCGAGCTACACTGGAGAGCTGCCTACAGAAGACTACATGGAAGAGCCTTTGGATGAATTTATGGAGGAGCCGATTGGCGAGCTGTAA
- a CDS encoding uncharacterized protein (EggNog:ENOG41) — translation MGAPNVWIDLSHVEWRVRLGQILWGKPHGDELDDSTAIVDAESSAERAEEKYWLLMQILVSSELLIRLDAITDGEEYGAAHFRAIDVVQFERAANASVKWSLLLARSWLNNIEILREDYGSLATRPEPRRGSSGVAPGWLASLASKISLHDQHKHGNRPPSPPHFYTIRGRYGQRQVEGLTHFARKLMWPGIDGYERRISEKVQKLAAPSSLLQPPTPTPYKKEPEQDSYFGAWDVTCQRGHHKERARARRRRMAAALHESGWLSKSYVFGLMMPGDAVSHFLMATLLENDSEALSRIGSFANLSSGFVYHDKSFWSTSCIVGRVLAAGKGSAECMGWISTDIIPEGVTEGWISIDVHDVASDLSQLGKKGRIWGKKRVERESYILGNGDEESISPADFIIPHENNYAPSPPGVFVELQSLELDTPVAECVHPTPLAEIIATPIHENHRAPDLLSYPAKINFFVSIDGEKTETITLSLLYDINFVTAHPCSPSSRVRVLKSPSSPTLQQIDFTGTNALGAGSRSMYRAGHPLHKYYNYTVIHISELLKRRDAELSDLLTPPWRASRSESSAGSRLHYQLLFGANVTGCRPLGLAWLFAY, via the exons ATGGGAGCCCCCAACGTCTGGATTGACTTGTCGCATGTCGAATGGCGTGTTCGGCTAGGCCAGATCCTTTGGGGCAAGCCGCACGGTGACGAGTTGGACGACAGCACCGCCATCGTCGATGCAGAGAGTTCGGCCGAGCGGGCAGAAGAAAAGTATTGGCTACTAATGCAGATTTTGGTGTCGTCCGAGTTGCTCATCCGCCTGGACGCAATTACTGACGGCGAGGAGTATGGGGCGGCCCATTTCAGAGCCATTGACGTTGTTCAGTTTGAGAGGGCCGCCAATGCTTCTGTCAAGTGGTCTCTGCTTTTAGCTCGAAGCTGGCTGAACAACATTGAAATCCTGCGAGAGGACTACGGGTCTTTGGCAACACGGCCTGAACCTCGTCGTGGAAGCAGCGGCGTTGCGCCCGGCTGGCTGGCGTCCCTGGCCAGTAAGATTTCTCTCCACGACCAACACAAGCACGGAAACCGACCCCCGTCGCCGCCTCATTTCTATACCATCCGAGGAAGATACGGCCAACGCCAGGTCGAGGGCCTAACCCACTTTGCGCGAAAACTCATGTGGCCAGGTATCGACGGCTACGAGAGACGCATTTCGGAAAAGGTCCAGAAGTTGGCTGCGCCGTCGTCATTGCTGCAGCCCCCGACGCCGACGCCCTACAAGAAAGAGCCCGAGCAGGATTCGTACTTTGGTGCCTGGGATGTGACATGTCAGCGCGGACATCACAAGGAGCGAGCCCGGGCTAGGCGGCGTCGAATGGCGGCAGCGCTGCACGAGTCTGGCTGGCTTTCCAAGTCCTATGTGTTTGGGCTCATGATGCCTGGAGATGCCGTGAGCCATTTCCTGATGGCGACGTTGCTCGAGAATGATAGCGAGGCCTTGTCCAGAATAGGTTCGTTTGCCAATTTGAGCAGCGGCTTCGTTTACCACGACAAGAGTTTCTGGAGCACATCTTGCATTGTCGGTCGAGTTTTGGCGGCCGGCAAAGGATCTGCTGAATGCATGGGATGGATTTCGACAGATATCATTCCCGAGGGAGTGACCGAGGGGTGGATTAGCATTGATGTCCACGATGTTGCCT CCGACCTTTCGCAGCTTGGGAAGAAGGGGAGAATTTGGGGCAAGAAACGAGTCGAGCGCGAGTCTTATATCCTCGGTAACGGCGATGAAGAGTCGATTTCTCCCGCAGATTTTATAATCCCTCACGAGAACAATTACGCACCCTCTCCGCCGGGTGTGTTTGTCGAGCTGCAGTCGCTGGAGCTCGATACGCCAGTGGCAGAATGTGTCCATCCGACACCTCTCGCGGAGATTATAGCGACTCCCATCCACGAGAACCACAGAGCCCCGGATCTATTGTCGTACCCTGCCAAGATCAACTTCTTTGTGTCGattgatggagagaagaccGAAACGATTACTCTTTCGCTGCTGTACGACATCAACTTTGTCACCGCACACCCGTGTTCCCCGTCTTCGCGGGTCAGGGTCCTCAAGTCTCCTTCCAGCCCGACGCTGCAGCAGATTGACTTTACCGGCACCAATGCGTTGGGCGCCGGGTCTCGGTCGATGTATCGAGCAG GCCACCCACTGCAcaagtattataattacaCAGTTATCCACATCTCCGAGCTTTTGAAAAGACGAGATGCCGAGCTCTCGGACCTCCTTACGCCCCCCTGGCGGGCAAGCCGCTCAGAATCAAGTGCTGGTAGTCGATTGCATTACCAACTTCTCTTCGGTGCCAACGTCACCGGTTGCCGACCGCTCGGACTCGCCTGGCTCTTCGCCTATTGA
- a CDS encoding uncharacterized protein (EggNog:ENOG41~TransMembrane:2 (i48-64o76-96i)), with the protein MAPNTKDMRRPDLIVPYQEPSVKGEVTDFSSTLSSTLPMAAMFMRNKFVGWIAVVFSIQTWLGESEDSQKSGGTPGYFSVGMSALALAVTYLPLFIPPPGAKTTPPPPAPLQ; encoded by the exons ATGGCGCCCAACACCAAGGACATGCGACGGCCCGACCTGA TCGTTCCGTATCAGGAGCCCAGCGTCAAGGGCGAGGTGACCGATTTCTCGTCTACGCTTTCGTCGACGCTGCCTATGGCGGCCATGTTTATGCGAAATAAGTTTGTTGGATG GATTGCCGTTGTGTTTTCCATCCAGACTTGGCTGGGAGAGAGCGAGGATAGCCAGAAGAGCGGTGGCACGCCGGGTTACTTTTCCGTTGGCATGTCAG ccttggctttggcggtgACATATCTGCCTTTGTTCATTCCTCCTCCTGGTGCGAAGACGACTCCCCCGCCTCCGGCACCGTTGCAATAA
- a CDS encoding uncharacterized protein (EggNog:ENOG41), which produces MHFESRKRQFGSDMEILIRALCSQRGWNAIISRRKRGCLACAIREAGALGWKLIIRVP; this is translated from the coding sequence ATGCACTTTGAGTCTCGGAAGCGGCAATTCGGCTCCGACATGGAGATTCTCATCCGAGCTCTATGCTCTCAGAGAGGATGGAATGCCATCATTAGCAGGAGGAAGCGAGGGTGCCTGGCCTGCGCAATCCGCGAGGCCGGAGCTCTGGGTTGGAAACTCATAATCAGAGTGCCATGA
- a CDS encoding uncharacterized protein (EggNog:ENOG41~TransMembrane:1 (i28-46o)), whose amino-acid sequence MERLVERLASSVGGASSRLGSRLDISPALLQASFVLLATFICGLIVRAGAAFAQASWASDPRWYLVYPPQLPEKETTVKQTSIRIPGSSAIQCYAPATGQFLGTVEATTEAGIDRAIAAAAEVQRKWASTTTLTQRKAVLRSLMKYIMDNAEQICKIAGVDSGKTMVDAQLGEILVTVEKIQWTLAHGEKALRPSRRPTNLLMAYKRNTVHYEPLGVVAALVSWNYPFHNLMGPIISALFSGNGIVVKVSEQTAWSSRYFLDIARGALAAHGHDPELVQMVACWPETAGHLTSHPGISHITFIGSQTVAHHVAASAAKSLTPVVAELGGKDPFIVLESAGGRKDGDLPRIRDIILRGTFQAAGQNCIGIERVISSGAAYDRLIEMLEPRVKAIRLGPDADMGAMISDASFSRLEELIAEAVSQGARLLAGGKRYAHPDHPRGHYFQPTLLVDVTPSMRIAQTECFAPVLTMLRAKSSSAEDILAIANAPNFGLGASVHGSERDPALQPIVRGLKAGMVAVNDFAAYYAVQLPFGGVAGSGYGRFAGEEGLRGLCNIKAVCEDRFGWLGVKTAIPPPVQYPIASQDRSWRFTQGVVEVGYGASARKIAGVTKILKNM is encoded by the exons ATGGAGCGTCTCGTGGAGCGGCTGGCTTCGTCTGTAGGCGGCGCAAGTAGCCGCCTGGGCTCTCGGCTTGATATATC ACCTGCTTTACTCCAAGCCTCcttcgtcctcctcgccacCTTCATCTGCGGCCTCATCGTCCGAGCTGGCGCCGCCTTTGCTCAAGCGTCCTGGGCGTCCGATCCTCGCTGGTACCTCGTATATCCGCCACAGCTGCCCGAGAAAGAAACGACAGTCAAACAGACCAGTATAAGAATCCCCGGAAGCTCGGCCATCCAATGCTACGCGCCCGCGACGGGACAATTCCTCGGCACCGTCGAAGCCACCACCGAAGCCGGCATCGATCgagccattgccgccgcGGCAGAAGTGCAGAGGAAATGGGCCAGCACGACGACCTTAACGCAGCGTAAAGCGGTCCTGCGCTCGCTCATGAAGTACATCATGGACAACGCCGAGCAGATTTGCAAGATTGCCGGCGTGGACAGCGGCAAGACCATGGTGGACGCCCAGCTGGGCGAGATCCTCGTCACCGTCGAGAAGATCCAGTGGACGCTCGCGCACGGCGAAAAGGCCCTGCGGCCGTCGCGCAGACCGACCAACCTGCTCATGGCGTACAAGCGCAACACGGTGCACTACGAGCCGCTGGGCGTGGTGGCCGCGCTGGTCAGCTGGAACTACCCCTTCCACAACCTGATGGGCCCCATCATCAGCGCGCTCTTCAGCGGCAACGGCATCGTGGTCAAGGTGTCCGAGCAGACTGCCTGGTCGAGCAGGTACTTCCTCGACATTGCGCGCGGCGCCCTTGCTGCCCACGGCCACGACCCGGAGCTTGTCCAGATGGTGGCATGCTGGCCGGAGACTGCAGGCCACCTGACGTCTCACCCGGGCATCAGCCACATCACCTTCATCGGCTCCCAGACCGTCGCCCACCACGtcgccgccagcgccgccaagaGCCTCACGCCCGTCGTCGCCGAGCTCGGCGGCAAAGACCCCTTCATCGTGCTCGAGTCCGCCGGCGGCAGGAAAGACGGCGACCTCCCCCGCATCCGCGACATCATCCTCAGGGGCACCTTTCAAGCCGCCGGCCAGAACTGCATCGGCATCGAGCGCGTCATCTCCTCCGGCGCCGCCTACGACCGCCTCATCGAAATGCTCGAGCCCcgcgtcaaggccatccgcCTCGGCCCCGACGCAGACATGGGCGCCATGATCTCCGACGCCTCCTTCTCTCGCCTCGAAGAGCTCATCGCCGAAGCCGTCTCCCAAGGCGCGCGTctcctcgccggcggcaaACGCTACGCCCACCCAGACCACCCAAGAGGCCACTACTTCCAGCCCACGCTCCTCGTCGACGTCACGCCCTCCATGCGCATCGCCCAAACCGAATGCTTCGCCCCCGTCCTCACCATGCTGCGCGCAAAGTCCTCCTCCGCAGAGGacatcctcgccatcgcAAACGCACCCAACTttggcctcggcgcctcCGTCCACGGCTCTGAGCGCGACCCGGCCCTGCAGCCCATCGTCCGCGGCCTCAAGGCCGGCATGGTCGCCGTCAACGACTTCGCCGCCTACTATGCCGTCCAGCTCCCCTTCGGCGGCGTCGCCGGCTCTGGCTACGGCCGCTTCGCAGGCGAGGAAGGTCTGCGCGGCCTGTGCAACATCAAGGCCGTCTGCGAGGACCGCTTCGGCTGGCTGGGCGTCAAAACGGCCATCCCTCCCCCCGTACAGTACCCTATCGCGAGCCAGGATCGGTCCTGGCGATTTACTCAGGGCGTGGTGGAGGTGGGATACGGTGCGTCGGCGAGAAAAATTGCTGGTGTGACCAAGATCTTGAAGAATATGTAA
- a CDS encoding uncharacterized protein (EggNog:ENOG41~SECRETED:SignalP(1-19)), with protein MQIKNVLTGLVGLAVLADAASIERRSPFGRALERRQRNGGNNGGNQANQGNNQGNNQANQGNNQGGNANNGGASLTLNSNLVQTGSQQDGNNPGGEGQVASATDNENFINFCQGKTLTNGLQVKTGSCNGIPMGNIPGVNNMVSSLFVNPQNGDNLASNQTFDIQVQMINFAPGSFTNATTTYYSAPQDVDGNGNIIGHTHVTVQSMGDSQTPSQPLDPQSFVFFKGINDAGNGNGLLSATVDGGLPAGNYRLCSMSAAANHQPVLMPVAQRGAQDDCVRFSISDNGNNANNGNANNGNANNGNGNAGTNNAGTGTNNAGAGNNNGQAGQTGQAGQTGQAGQGQNNGQAGQNGQNGQGQNGAGSTNNAGTGSVQTGDNNNNGTAAATGQNGQGQNNGQTGQNGQTGQNGQTGQAGQAGQAGQTGQAGQGGRRGGRGGRKGGKGANAQAATSVAAGNAAAATGAPAATSAAAVSNAASGAGGATTANALGGIAAPPVTQSGNADRPFEVQGNTFTTKAAAAQRACDIQNNQCADAVNSKSVSGVSVGDCNNQITACVAALSASS; from the exons ATGCAAATCAAGAATGTTCTTACTGGCCTTGTCGGCCTGGCTGTTCTGGCTGACGCTGCTTCCATCGAGCGACGATCTCCATTCGGCCGCGCTTTAGAACGACGCCAACGCAACGGTGGTAACAACGGTGGTAATCAGGCCAACCAGGGCAACAACCAGGGAAACAACCAGGCCAACCAGGGAAACAACCAGGGCGGCAACGCAAACAACGGTGGCGCCAGCTTGACGCTGAACTCCAACCTTGTTCAGACTGGTTCCCAGCAAGATGGTAACAACCCTGGTGGCGAGGGCCAGGTCGCTTCGGCTAC TGACAATGAAAACTTCATCAACTTCTGTCAGGGCAAGACTCTCACCAACGGTTTGCAAGTCAAGACGGGCTCTTGCAATGGTATCCCCATGGGTAACATTCCTGGCGTCAACAACATGGTTTCGTCTCTTTTCGTAAACCCCCAAAACGGCGACAACCTTGCCTCCAACCAGACTTTCGACATCCAGGTGCAAATGATCAACTTTGCCCCTGGTAGTTTCACCAACGCCACCACCACATACTACTCAGCTCCCCAGGACGTTGATGGAAACGGTAACATTATCGGCCACACTCACGTTACCGTCCAGAGCATGGGCGACAGCCAGACCCCTTCCCAGCCCCTTGACCCTCAGAgctttgtcttcttcaaggGTATCAACGACgctggcaacggcaacggcctGCTTTCTGCCACGGTTGACGGTGGTCTGCCCGCCGGCAACTACCGTCTCTGCTCcatgtctgctgctgccaaccaCCAGCCTGTGCTGATGCCCGTGGCTCAGCGTGGTGCTCAGGATGACTGTGTCCGCTTCTCCATTAGCGACAACGGTAACAACGCCAACAacggcaacgccaacaacggcaacgccaacaacGGCAACGGAAATGCTGGCACCAACAATGCTGGCACTGGCACCAACAACGCTGGCGCTGGAAACAACAACGGACAGGCCGGACAGACCGGACAGGCCGGACAGACCGGACAGGCTGGTCAGGGCCAGAACAACGGACAGGCTGGTCAGAACGGACAGAACGGACAGGGCCAGAACGGTGCTGGTTCCACAAACAACGCCGGCACTGGCAGCGTTCAGACTGGAgataacaacaacaacggTACCGCCGCTGCTACTGGACAGAACGGTCAGGGTCAGAACAACGGTCAAACTGGTCAGAACGGTCAAACTGGTCAGAACGGTCAAACCGGCCAGGCTGGTCAAGCTGGTCAAGCTGGTCAAACCGGTCAAGCTGGTCAGGGTGGCCGTCGAGGTGGACGTGGTGGACGCAAGGGTGGCAAGGGAGCTAACGCCCAGGCTGCTACCAGCGTCGCTGCTggaaatgctgctgctgccactggtGCTCCTGCCGCtacctctgctgctgctgtttccaACGCCGCCTCTGGAGCCGGTGGTGCCACTACTGCAAACGCTCTGGGAGGCATTGCTGCTCCCCCGGTCACCCAGTCTGGCAACGCCGATAGACCCTTTGAAGTCCAGGGCAACACATTCACgaccaaggctgctgctgcccagaGAGCCTGTGACATTCAGAACAACCAGTGCGCTGATGCTGTGAACAGCAAGTCAGTCAGTGGTGTTTCAGTCGGTGACTGCAACAACCAGATCACTGCTTGTGTTGCTGCCCtttcggcatcatcatgA
- a CDS encoding uncharacterized protein (BUSCO:EOG092D2GZ4), whose product MGSSAKKKKEKKKDFQKPKYKVGKTAPKASNFTDTSFKSRAIVMNQQSLSTAAPDAVHQFKHNLSLASSSRNDKQRRDALAYLTSQLSSQPPVNPVGTNNILLKVLPLISDSSTPVRSQLLKLLRALPKDQAKHSVREAITFIRAGMTHLSADISSDSLGVMEWLLDVAEDELVAVPGGWFKTLKTFCIIMGWSLSSSAAGWTSAPGSGLRAKDAQILARQISILTRFIRVGLKPPTPVPWSPQDYWDNLYRIPRDPHAFEYLNLYGERRDEESEMYASPESRQGVLSRKFMDPITKGIEKAKKEGGAVGRAVAGLDQVLTDGMRDYNGSDSQLMTDQWLLDLW is encoded by the exons ATGGGTTCCAGcgccaaaaagaagaaggagaagaagaaggattttCAG AAACCCAAGTATAAAGTAGGCAAAACTGCTCCAAAGGCTTCAAATTTCACAGACACCAGCTTTAAATCCAGAG CAATTGTTATGAACCAGCAGTCATTATCAACTGCTGCCCCAGACGCTGTTCACCAATTCAAACACAATCTTTCTCtagcttcatcttcaaggaATGACAAACAACGCCGCGATGCCTTGGCCTACCTCACCAGCCAACTCTCCTCACAACCTCCAGTCAACCCCGTTGGGACAAACAACATCCTCTTGAAAGTTCTTCCTCTCATCTCAGATAGCTCGACACCAGTGCGAAGCCAGCTGCTAAAGCTCCTTCGCGCACTTCCAAAAGACCAAGCAAAACACAGCGTTAGAGAAGCCATCACGTTCATTCGCGCTGGCATGACCCATCTCTCGGCTGATATCAGCAGCGATTCACTAGGAGTTATGGAATGGCTTCTCGACGTGGCTGAGGATGAGCTTGTCGCCGTCCCTGGTGGATGGTTCAAAACTTTGAAGACGTTTTGCATCATCATGGGCTGGTCCCTGTCGTCATCAGCGGCCGGATGGACATCGGCTCCAGGGTCCGGACTTCGAGCAAAGGACGCCCAGATCCTCGCCCGCCAGATATCGATTTTGACCAGATTCATTCGGGTTGGACTCAAGCCGCCAACTCCCGTTCCTTGGAGTCCTCAAGACTATTGGGATAACCTGTACAGGATACCCCGTGATCCACACGCCTTTGAATACCTGAACCTCTATGGAGAAAGGCGCGACGAAGAGAGCGAGATGTACGCAAGTCCAGAATCAAGACAGGGAGTTTTGTCTCGCAAATTTATGGATCCCATTACAAAGGGGATCGAGAAGGCGAAGAAAGAGGGCGGCGCGGTGGGCAGGGCAGTTGCTGGACTCGATCAGGTATTGACAGATGGGATGCGAGACTACAATGGCTCCGACTCACAACTGATGACTGACCAATGGTTATTGGATCTGTGGTAA